In a single window of the Flavobacterium ammoniigenes genome:
- a CDS encoding MBL fold metallo-hydrolase: MKLYPIETGNFKLDGGAMFGVVPKSIWNKTNPADDNNLIDIAARCLLIEDGNRLILIDTGMGNKQSDKFFGYYSLWGTHSLDKSLAKYGFHRDDITDVFMTHLHFDHCGGSIQWNKDRTGYEPAFKNAVFWSNEKHWQWATEPNVREKASFLKENIIPMQESGQLRFVQRPEDDYLVKSELGFGILFVDGHTEKQMIPHIQYQDKTIVFCADLLATAGHIPIPYVMGYDTRPLLTMPEKTKFMNAAAENNYYLFLQHDAHNEIIRVEKTERGVRLKDTFSADEILK, encoded by the coding sequence ATGAAATTATACCCTATAGAAACTGGCAATTTTAAACTCGATGGCGGCGCTATGTTTGGCGTGGTGCCCAAATCCATTTGGAACAAAACCAATCCCGCAGATGACAACAATTTGATTGATATTGCCGCGCGTTGTTTATTAATTGAAGATGGGAATCGATTAATTTTGATTGATACCGGAATGGGTAATAAACAATCCGATAAATTTTTTGGTTATTATTCGCTTTGGGGGACACATTCGTTAGACAAGTCCTTGGCAAAATACGGTTTTCACCGAGATGATATTACCGATGTTTTTATGACCCACTTGCATTTTGATCATTGCGGCGGAAGTATTCAGTGGAACAAGGACCGAACTGGCTACGAACCTGCATTTAAAAACGCTGTTTTCTGGAGTAATGAAAAGCATTGGCAATGGGCAACAGAACCCAATGTGAGAGAAAAAGCATCTTTCTTAAAGGAAAACATTATCCCGATGCAAGAGAGTGGCCAACTTCGATTTGTACAAAGACCAGAAGACGACTATTTAGTAAAATCGGAATTGGGTTTTGGAATTCTATTTGTGGATGGTCATACCGAAAAACAAATGATTCCACACATCCAATACCAAGACAAAACCATTGTTTTTTGTGCTGATTTATTGGCGACAGCCGGACACATTCCAATTCCTTATGTTATGGGCTATGACACCCGACCTTTATTAACGATGCCTGAAAAAACAAAGTTTATGAATGCGGCAGCCGAAAACAATTACTATTTGTTCTTACAACATGACGCGCACAACGAAATTATTAGGGTGGAAAAAACAGAAAGAGGCGTTCGTTTAAAAGATACGTTTTCTGCTGACGAAATATTAAAATAA
- a CDS encoding S8 family peptidase has protein sequence MKKINISLLSLVVMAGLSFSTTAQTLTKKAKLTATELNRWSHLDLAKDTIPGMSVDKAYAELLKGKKGVTVIVGIVDSGVDIEHDDLKSVVWTNKKEIAGNGIDDDKNGYIDDIHGWNFLGNITKENVEYERIIKDKSLVDEKTYLAAKAMNDKKVAEAAQGKSRLEQMLATIAEGDAAISKQLGKSSYSVEEVNAITSTDPALQKSKADMQKMLSYGMPVSELKEAVQKQLDDFNALLNGDNLKTDYRKVVGDNPNDITDIKYGNNIVFGPDKEEARHGTHVAGIVAQVRNNNMGGDGIASNVQILTVRAVPDGDEYDKDIALGIRYAVDNGAKVINGSFGKPFSPQKQWVYDAIKYAEKKDVLIVHAAGNDAKDIDYNDNFPNDSDDKITEFADNMITVGALNFENGNKLVARFSNIGKINVDVFAPGVKIYATTPKNTYSFLQGTSMAAPNVAGVAALIRSYYPKLTAKQVKHILMDSGVAIESDVIVGGKPADIRPFSALSKSGKIVNAYNALQMAEKMSKK, from the coding sequence ATGAAAAAAATAAATATTTCTCTATTATCACTTGTTGTGATGGCTGGTTTGTCATTTTCGACTACAGCTCAAACACTTACTAAAAAAGCAAAACTTACAGCAACTGAATTGAACCGATGGAGTCATTTGGATTTAGCCAAAGACACGATTCCTGGAATGAGCGTAGATAAAGCCTATGCCGAATTATTGAAAGGTAAAAAGGGAGTTACCGTTATTGTTGGGATTGTTGATTCGGGGGTAGATATTGAACACGACGACTTAAAATCAGTAGTCTGGACTAATAAAAAAGAGATTGCCGGAAACGGAATTGACGATGACAAAAACGGCTATATCGATGATATTCATGGATGGAATTTCTTGGGAAACATCACTAAGGAAAATGTAGAATACGAACGTATTATCAAAGACAAATCGTTGGTGGACGAAAAAACCTATTTGGCCGCTAAAGCGATGAACGATAAAAAAGTAGCAGAAGCTGCTCAAGGAAAATCACGTTTAGAACAAATGTTGGCAACAATTGCCGAAGGTGATGCCGCTATAAGTAAACAATTAGGAAAGTCAAGCTATAGTGTTGAAGAAGTAAACGCAATTACTTCTACTGATCCAGCACTACAAAAAAGCAAAGCTGACATGCAAAAAATGCTGTCTTATGGAATGCCTGTTTCGGAATTGAAAGAAGCGGTGCAAAAACAATTGGATGATTTTAATGCCTTGCTAAATGGTGACAATCTCAAAACGGATTACCGTAAAGTAGTAGGTGATAATCCAAATGACATAACCGACATTAAATATGGAAATAATATTGTTTTTGGACCTGACAAAGAAGAAGCAAGACACGGAACACACGTTGCGGGAATTGTGGCTCAAGTTCGCAATAACAATATGGGTGGAGACGGAATTGCTTCTAATGTTCAAATTTTAACGGTTCGTGCTGTTCCAGATGGTGACGAGTATGACAAAGACATCGCGTTGGGAATTCGATATGCTGTAGACAATGGAGCTAAAGTAATCAACGGTAGTTTTGGAAAACCATTTTCACCTCAAAAACAATGGGTGTATGATGCGATTAAATATGCCGAAAAGAAAGACGTATTAATTGTTCACGCTGCTGGAAATGACGCCAAAGACATTGATTATAATGATAACTTTCCAAATGATTCAGACGATAAAATAACCGAATTTGCTGACAATATGATCACTGTCGGTGCTTTGAACTTTGAAAATGGAAACAAATTAGTAGCGCGCTTTTCGAATATTGGAAAAATCAACGTAGATGTTTTTGCACCTGGAGTAAAAATCTATGCTACAACCCCGAAAAACACCTACAGCTTTTTACAAGGAACCTCAATGGCCGCACCAAACGTAGCTGGAGTAGCTGCTTTGATCCGTTCTTATTATCCAAAATTAACCGCTAAACAAGTGAAACACATTTTAATGGATTCAGGAGTTGCTATTGAGAGCGATGTTATTGTGGGTGGAAAACCAGCAGATATACGTCCGTTTTCAGCACTTTCTAAATCAGGGAAAATTGTAAATGCCTATAACGCTTTACAAATGGCTGAAAAAATGTCAAAAAAATAA